From Etheostoma cragini isolate CJK2018 chromosome 3, CSU_Ecrag_1.0, whole genome shotgun sequence:
GCTATGATAAGATTATTTTTGCGTGTGTTTGGACCTCGCTGCGCTCCAGCTGCTGCTTCCACACAAATCCAGTTATTTGAGTCATATAACATTATCTCTAAACCTTTATGATAAGGTGCTCATTGGTGAAACCTGCTACTTCACTCATTGGACACATAAAGCTTTTGTCCTCCAATATTTTGACTTCATTCTCAGATTTAGTTTTCTTATAGTGACCCTATTGACCTTTGTCCTACCTGCCTTGGTCCAGGTGGGAACAATCACTCCCTGTGGTATTACAGACCTTATTATCAATGTGAAAATCCCAAATCTGTTAAATAGTGGACTGATTGATCATCTGGTGAACTGCAACTATATTTATAAGGACTGgatttgtgtgcctgtgtgtccaTTAATGAGTTCTTGTCTTAACATCATCTTACAATCACTACTTGACCGATCATTATGGTTCTGAATCAACACTACGAGAGTGAGAATGCAGACTTCCATGATGCTTCTCATATCACAAATCTAAAGGAAAGTCTGGTTTGTTTGGATCTTTTTGGCTGATGCGTTACAAAGTTGACTGTTCTGATAACCTGTCTGCTGAGACTAATTATAATTTGCCAGTGAGCAGCTCCAGTGCGGCTGTTCAGGGTTTAGTGCCTTGCTTTGTGGCATCGTGACAGACATTTTGGGGATTGTCTGTTTACGTGAGGAGTCCTGCAGGACTTGGATCTGGTTTCCACTAAGATCCCGTGGTTACGGAGGCTCATTGACCACCACTGACCAACCTGCCTGCGCTACAATACGTGGGGAAAAAACTGTCATAATTATTATTGACTGGCTTCTTTTTCTCtaaaaatggattttgttttgttttgtcaaacatcGGGTCCCAACAACCGTTCCTGCACcatcttgtttttgtaaatttcactggtattgtaaaaaaaaaaaaacatcgaCTTCACTtgcaacttttgttttgtttttgcaaatacaGATTTTGTAAAAGTCAATCATGGtgtctgttttctgttcttcttgtgtgttttgctaACGTTAATGTTGCTCTCCAGCAGACAGAAGAGGTGGAGAGgtgatgtttttgttcttgAAGAAGTGTGGTCACACATTAACAGGCGAGAAAAATGTCCAATGCAGTTTATTCCTGTGCTAATACTCATCACACACTAAAAAACAACCTTGTAGGATGGTTTCAAATGTGTTAAGCCTGAGGCTGATGCCAGAGGAATAAAAAGTACTCCAAACCATATGATGACGTACAGTAGGTCGTTTATTCCTGCGCTCTAATacgacccacaggagcgtttCATAGCTTAGCTTCCCCAGCGGAGGCCGGAATACGACCCAAAGTAAAGGTCATGCTGTAAATCAGGAGTTTATTCTCCGTACGGTGGCCTTCTGGGACATCTCGGCCTCTCTCTGAGCTGCACTCATGCTCTGAATGTAACACTAATGCTGATGTGCAGACAGTTGGCATCTGTTGGATGTCAACACGAAACCATGTAGCATGACCTTTAGCATGTTGTATCTGACTGATGTTCTCTCGCTGTGATTGCTGGATGCCGGTGCAAAATACAAAGCAGCTGTTTCCTCTTAGATTGTGAAAGAAAAACCACTAATTCAGCTGATGTTTCAGGTCACAAATCAAACCTAAACATCATATTGACAATTAGTTTTTGCTGCTTTGTATTCTTTTAACACCAAGCCAAATGTTACATggtgttttgttaaatttcaTTTCCACCTACAAATCTACCTCTTCCTTTAAAAGTATAGATTTTCAGAGTAACTCTGTGGCTGCGTAGAGCTTTGTGAACCTTGACACTTGTTTAAAAAGCTTGTAGCACTGTCCTCATCAGCATCCTGTACTGAATACTGTGTTCAGAACATCCTGCAATGCTCTCCGCGAGGACTTAAACTCACAATTTTTAAGCAAGAGGTTTAGCAACATGAAACCATGTGACTGACTTCGAATGATTAGGATAATCATAAATAATATGATACTGAAATGTTCAATTGCTGTGCCTGGTGgtgttgttttgtatgtactgttattaagaacagcaacaggcctagaaatgtaaaaataaaaactagatCTGCTATCGATTAGTCAGCtattaaatgattttttaaGTTTAGTAGAATTAATTAGTTGAAgtcatttttgtgaaaaaaaggtcataattctctgattgcagcttgttgaaagtgaatattttctagtttctctgctcctctgacagtaaactgaatgtctttgagcTGTGGACAAAGCAAGACATTGGAAGACGTCGTCTTGGCCTTTaggaaacactgattgacatttTGGACCACGTTCTGATATTTTATGGACCAAATAACTAATGcattaattgagaaaaaataatagaacaaagaaaataatcattagccCTAAAACACACCATCAGTTGCTTCTTCactgttaatatttaatgatgcaccaatatatttatgttttgatGGATTTAGCTCCACAGTGTCAGGTTTTGAGGTCTAAATCAAAAGTCATCCACTGATTCCAGCTCTGATAAAGTTGCCACATGCTGCGAGAGAGCTGCTGCAGATCAACCAGCAGGGGAAACCCTGAAAAAGCTCTTTTCTCTGCTGTATCACTAAAGCACTCAGCgcatttgtatttttagcaCTTCCGTTGTGTCGGCGGTGCGCAGCAGCTCTGAACCGTTTATTGTAAACAGCGTGGTCCTGGGTGGGCCCCTCACAACAATGACACCATGCACACACCACAGGACAGCTGTGTTTgtggtctgtgtctgtgtgtgtgtgtgtgtgtgtgtgtgtgtgttatagatCTCAAAATGATAGGAAGTTAAGAAGAAAAGCTGCTTCTTTATTTCTCTTAGTGGCTAGTTGGGGGTTAAATGCATCAGcctaatattttattttctgttttgttcaaGTCGCAATATCGGTTCTAAATCATTCAAAATCAtattaaagtacaagtacaaaggTATCAGCATCAAAATGTGGTAAAAGTACCAAAAGTTAAAGTACTCCTCATGCAGAATGGACCATTTCAGAATCATATGTTAGAGggttataattattgatgcagGTTCAACACTTCagtgttgcagctggtaaaggtggagcCTTAACTGACTTTATTCCCGGGTAGTTTCACCTATAATAATACATCGTTATATATAAGTTTTGTGTTAATCTGAATCTGCGATGTGGAGTAGTAGAAGTATAATGTAGAAAACAGAAGTAGAAGTAGGCCTTCCTTAAAATAGTACTGAAGTGCAGAACTTGGGTAAATGTTGCAATGGTCTCCAGGAAgttatttatctatttacagTCAGATGTAAGTatgaatttatatttaaattgatCTTTTTGAATTTCCCTTTCTTTtaaatagctgtgtgtgtgtgtgtgtgtgtgtgtgtgtgtgtgtgtgtgtgtgtgtgtgtgtgcgtgcgtgggtgcgCGTgggtgcgtgtgcgtgtgcgcgcgttCTGTTTCCAGAATGTGACGAAACCGCGCAGGTGGGCGGTGCATGGCGGCTCGCAGCGGCCAATCGCAGGCCTGGCTGTTCGGTGTCGAACAGCTGATCGATGAGTCAGGGGGCGAGAGCAGCCGAAAAGGTCTCACTTGTTGCTGAGCAGCAGCGGCAGGAGCTTCAGCTGACGGAGGGACGGAGGGAGACACATCGATCCATCTTCGCTACACTTCCTCCAGCCTGTCCGCAGACCCCGCAGGCTCCCCGGCAGGCTCCCCGGCAGGCTCCCCGGCAGGCTCCTCCGCAGGCTCCCCGGCAGGCTCCCCGGCAGGCTCCCCGGCAGGCTCCCCGGCAGGCTCCCCGGCAGGCTCCCCGGCAGGCTCCTCCGCAGGCTCCACGGCCGCTTCAGAGCTGACATACCCCTCCGCTGCCTCGTCCGCGGCGCTCAGGTGAGACGTCCATGCATTTCTATCTGCTTTATATTTACTCCTATCAAAGAGATCCGGAGCTGTCGGTGTTTCTGCTTTACCTCCCGGTGATTTTAAATCGACAGCGCATCGATGGTTCCGCCATCCGATCCGCCACGCGCCGTGTCTTTATGTTTAGGATACATTATAGATTTAATTAATGGTATTGCTTTAAGTTCACACAGAGGTTGCATTAACTGTTCAGTGCCTTTTATTAATTATCGATGTTACAGTAATATAAGAGGACATAGTCTGCTTTATTGACCTtacacatagacatacacatacagcacGCATACAAGGGAATTTCTCAATTGGTAGCctacaaatacaatacaatacaatacaacccAGCAGGCTAAACATTAAAGGAGCTTATATAGTAAGACAGGAGTGCACAGGATGCTGGAAAAGCCTACAGATCAACTGCATGCTTTACATTCATGAGGTAAAATCTGATATTTatagcatatttaaaaaaacaagcatttaaaCTATAAATAGGCAGTATGTAATTTCCAGGCAGGGCTACGGTGGGGTGATGGTTCCTGATAGTTCATCCTCACAGGAAGCTTCCCTGAAGGAGCTTTGTCATGACTGTGTTGCTATCTGGCGCTGAGGGGACCCCACGGgtctttaaaggtgctctaagcgatgtcacataCAGCCAACATCTGCTCATACAGCCCGGGCTccacaaatggcaacaaaaacaacctgcccccccccccccccNNNNNNNNNNNNNNNNNNNNNNNNNNNNNNNNNNNNNNNNNNNNNNNNNNNNNNNNNNNNNNNNNNNNNNNNNNNNNNNNNNNNNNNNNNNNNNNNNNNNGTGCTGGATGGTGCGGGGTGGTGCGGGATGGTGCTGGATGGTGCGGGGTGGTGCAGGATGGTGCAGGGTGGTGCGGGGTGGTGCAGGGTGGTGCGGGGTGGTACAGGGtggtgcagtttgtttttgttgccgtttgtggagcctgggctaTCTACTAGACATAGATATGACGACAAATCAGCCGATACATATATTACCAGAAACGTATCAACATATATTAAacttctgataaataaaatgtgtaaaaatacaaactaaagatatgaaacttaaagttctttgaataaaaacacaactacaaaaaaacaatgagtgttgccaacagggactacgcaacgccaacgctcataacatggttgactgctttttgttttgtcttgttttttatattcatttatcagagtcatttgtttgtcattataaatgattctgatgaatgaatattaaagaGTGATTCAGATGGATCGGGAAATGCCTTAAATCAACCGATAATATCGACTGTCTGCAGAAGCCGTGTTTTTTTTACCGTGTGTTCTGCGGAGAGTGAGGAGATGTTGGCTGCATGTGAAAACAAACGTCGTAGCCTAAAAAGTGTGTGACAGctcttagagcacctttaactaaCAGGATCTCGGGTTTTAAGGAGAAGAGGTTGCGTTGGTCCCCTGAGTGTGTTCCAGGTGTTTTAAGGGTTTATTAAAGGAGGTTTGAGGGGATTTCAGGTTTGTTGAGGAGCTTCCAGCGGCTCTTGGCTGCGTCTCAGGGGGAGTTAACGCAGGTTTCAGAGGTTGGTGAGCGTTTCAGGGGTGTGTTTTAAGAGATTATTTTCCCATCAGTTAGATccagagctgaaatgattagttggTTAATCAATTAGAATAATCAGTCATTTTCCAGCAAATATGCTCTAGTTTCAGATTTATCAAATTGTGAGGATATGaagttttttgctgtttgtaaACTGAAGATCTCTGGGGTTTTTGGTTGGTCAGACAGGTATTCTTCACCTTTTTTGGACATTATATAGACCAAATTTTGAATTTCTCAGCTTTAGATTCATAACAAACCAAACGTGTGTTGTTGGAGGTGTGTAACCAGACGTGCCGTGACCCTCCCTTACCTCCAGTGGCTCCGCTTGACCCACAGATAACACCCAAGTTCTCCATAGCAACACTGGGTTGCCTTTTAAATGCAATTCAGTACAACTTTATTTATCTCTGTGAGGGCAAATGTATGCAGCAGTTCATTACcaaaaccagaaaaacacacattcaaaatgtattctaaAGCCTCTGCGCTCAATAACACTAGCCCAACATGTGGAACTGGTATAAATGCAttcaaaaatatctaaattaatAAGTTAAGATAAAATCTAGTGTCTGATTTACTGTCAGGAACATTTAAAGTTATAATATTAGCACATCACTGACTTCCAGTTTTCTATCATTACAATGCAAACCACCAGAAAtcccaaaataaatgtgttttagaatgctgtatatacacacacacacacacacacacacacacacacacacacacacacacacacacacacacacacacgcgcgctcTGACTAAACTAGATTCTGGTTTGACCAGCACTGACTTTGAACATGAAGTGTTATATGAATTTAAGTCAGAAAACCAAATCTGCTGCAGCACATTGTAACAGAAGCTGGGTCCCTGTGACACCTCCGCCCCTCNNNNNNNNNNNNNNNNNNNNNNNNNNNNNNNNNNNNNNNNNNNNNNNNNNNNNNNNNNNNNNNNNNCCGCCCCtccgccccccctcccccccgccaTCATGCAGCCTCAGCACTTCCCCTGTGTAGCCGTCATTGTGTACTCTGGCTGTTCGAGGCTTTAACAAAGCCCCGACCGCCTGTCACGCAGCAGGTGGAGGTAACATGCTACCCCTACATCATCAGTatcattatttcacatttaaggGGAAGTTTTGAAGATGTTAtctgtgtaaaaaataaaataaaactggttTACTTCCTTACTGCTgtaaaaaattagaaaaatagtTGTGAAATATTTCCTTgctttttcaactttaaatCAAATCTTGTTAAAACCTAGTATCTTTATTTAAAGataaacttttatttaatgtgtgtgtgtgtgtgtgtgtgtgtgtgtgtgtgtgtgtgtgtgtgtgtgtgtgtgtgtattgtgtattgtgtaaacATATCATCTGAAAAGTATACggtatgtatacatgtatgtatatgtgtttgtgtgtgtgtgtgtgtgtgtgtgaaaagtatGTCTCTGAGACCCCAAACAAACCGCTGTGTCCATCATCAGTTCAAACATCCGTTGTGTGTATAAACAAGACTCAGTAAATGTTTTACTACACTGAAAGAAGTCGACGGTCTTTGTACCGGTCGGTTTCACAAATACTAGAAATCAGCCGAGCAGAACGAGGCGCCAACGCAGCTACTGATCAACCAGCCCTCAGATGTGGGTCGGGGGGGGGGCAGACCCAACACAATGACCTCAGTGCAtcctttgttttctgtctctgtcatcACTCCCTCTAACTAgcagctcctcttctgttttcACCAAACAAACGGCTGTTGTGGCCGGAAACAGAAGATGCTTCACTTCATGTACGCCTGGAAATATTTCCAAGAAAGAGTCAGCTCACGGCTGCAAAATGTTACTTTAACACAAGACATCGTGTTTGACctctttcatttaaattacCACTAAGTGTGTAAACAAAACCAGAGCGGGCTCCTGAAAAGGCTCTCCTTAAGAACTGTTGACTTTACGTATACTTAcacattgttctttttactgcactacagctttaattACTCTTCAGGGAAAACCATGTATCTgcagatgtgttgatgttgaatgtttgtgagAAACTAAAGGATGAAGTGTTCCTCTATTTGTCTTCATCTATGTGAATGTTCTCCTACTTCTTAAGCTAATTACagtctttaaaaagcctctcggatcagctggaaaatgcatcgtcacaaagctgaaaacagttGTTCTGACACCATGAAAcccttaaaaacattttaagagatacgtggttctcacaggacagcaACGCTACAAACATATGAGGATCTTATggaatatgatgcattgctcTAGATTAAACTACCCGACAGTATATGCGTTGCACATGCATCAATGTtgcattaattaatattaatccagaaacatcaGATGTAACAAGAAAACACTGAGAGGGAACACTTTACTGCCCAaggagtacttttacttttcatactttaagtAGATTTAGGTAAGAATCTTTTAATAATTTGAATTAGTTAGTTTTtagattattaatataaatcATAACCTAAGTACTTTAGTACATCAATAtatgatatttatttatttaaccactTCTACTGAAcgtaataaaaagaaataaaagtttttatgatttaacacaacaacaacatttttgttgtttgaattaattaaattgatataaaataatcaatttctATGTTCTGTGGTCGCGATGATTGTTTTGCAACTTGACAAACCTTACAGCTGAAGGTATAATATCACGGAGAGCCGGGATGACTCAGAGGCAGACCTCCCACGCAGACTGTGGTCAcataagattgtgtgtgtgtgtgtgtgtgtgtgtgtgtgtgtgtgtgtgtgtgtgtgtgtgtgtNNNNNNNNNNNNNNNNNNNNNNNNNNNNNNNNNNNNNNNNNNNNNNNNNNNNNNNNNNNNNNNNNNNNNNNNNNNNNNNNNNNNNNNNNNNNNNNNNNNNgggggggggggttgatcgGACATAGCACAGGAGAAAGGTCCCATATTATACCAGAAgggtattttgggtttctactagaacaggtttaatgttcaaaaaacataaagtttctcatactgtctgtctgaatagaTCTGTATTCGTACTCTGTACTCTGTCTGAAACTCCGTTTtggcgcctgtctctttaaaacCCTCCCGAAaaagtctgctctgtattttgcATCATCTGATTGATAACGGCACTGTAGCATcactttttatatattatatatatagtgtatacacacacacacacacattatatatttaaaggcacagtttctgaatgtgtgcatttttctgGTGATTGGGCACAATATGAGACCTTTAAAGATATGATACGTcacatttctgcatttaaatGTCCAAAACCAACTTGAccgattttgttttattttaagttatcAACTTACCTTAtaccaaatgtttttacaacaatGTTCAAACACATAGAAATCCGTTATTTTATTCAAGGTAACATGCGTTACATTTGGTTCAATGGGGTCAGATCCCCTTTAACCCCATTGAGTTGTAACATTAATTTGTCACACGCTGATGACAAATGTGACATCCTTTGATCAAAAAACACcagcatttaaaatgaaaaaacaacaatattctTAACCTTTAAACCTGATAATCAGAGCTGCTTGTAGTGAGAGAGGTGTGACTGTTGCAgtgtcagtgtatgtgtgttttctgcttttaaCTCTTCAtctatgtttttgtcttaaGGAAGTCTGGTTTGATGTCTGCGTCCGTCCTGAATGCATCGCTGTGTGGACGCGTCAGTCTGGTCTGTGGACTCCTCCTCCTGGCCTTCTCACCGCTCCTCACGGCAGGTACGACCTCCGACCCCTCCGGGATACTCCAACCCCAACACTAatgcatttattcattcattcatttattcattaaagCCCTGTTTGCACAGGACTAGTATTACCAAGCGACCtcatgtgatttaaaaacacaatacaaccTCAAATCACAGAGATCCCGATTTGCACGGGACTAATATGATCACACAACTTCTGATTTTGGTGACATACGGTAGGCGATTTGCAGTGGAAATGTTCCTTAAAAGATTACAGACATGGCAGAATGGCACAGGAATAAGCTCACAAACAACCTCCGCAATTATTACAAATTTCTAGAGGTCCCCTCGGGAATACCAGTCCTTAAAACTCTCCAAATCATTGGCCTGTTTCTAGTCATTTATTTGAGATGTGCCACAGCAGTGGGATACTGAAACAGCCTTCCATTGTAAACCCGAGCCTGATAAATGTTCATTAATGGCACCCAGTGTGATGGCGGAGAGTGAAACGGCGTGCTGCAGGATGGAGACACTTTCGGTTTGGCTGTTTGAGAGACTCAAAGCTGAACTGTCTGGTTCTTCTCATCGAAACTGTACAGTTTATATTGTAATCAACTATCTGAAGCTACAGTTATTAATACTTTTAATCTGATTTTAACCTTtctgttccccccccccagtagTTTCAGTTTTAGTAACTTTCCACTCTCAGCCTCACACCTCTCAGGTGATGATTGATGGTTTGGTTTACAGAGCCTACGGGGGCAGTGGAAACCATAGTTCTGTAGAAGCAGACATTTGGGATGGAAGGTAAAGAAATAGAAGTGGGTAACAGTGTTGGCGGCTCGGCCCATTGGGCAACACGGAGGTGGTTGTGGGTTTCACTCCCCAATGTGGGcagagtgaagatgtgagttgcacatTCTTCAGATGTAAAGGGTTACTGGCAACCCGATGTGACGCAGAGGGATCCGGATCCGGCTCCAAGCACGGTGGGCGCGCCCACGTcaaactgaaatttgtgaaatccataaaataataaacttctgCCAGTGGCCTCCTCAATGGCCCTCAGTAGCTCAAAGCtctaatgaaaataaagtacaatGCAATGAATTCATCTTGTATGTGTTGTCTATGGGTTCATAAAGCGGAGAAAGATAGACTTCAGACAAATTAGGAGCCAGCAGACACAATGTTTATAGGGAAAAAAATCAGATATGGACTCCACGCCCCTGATCCCTTATCCATGAAAACATACTGAACCTCATTTAAAGCGTGTGATCTCACCGCATCACtgtcacaaagtgacacacaaagtgacacacaaagtgacacacaaagtgacgcatgtgcaGATGTGAAGATGGAAAAGAGCTCAGAGTACGCTGCATTCATTCatgtataaatattaatatctaAACCAACTCCTGACCCTCTATGGGGTTCACTTTGCTTACGGGCTCCTGGGTACCTCACCTTTTATATAGAGGTGTAGTCCTCACTGCCCCGCTGCAGCCCATCTAACGTCAATGTTCGCAAACACTGTAACACAactagacattttttttaatggtaaatATGTCTTTCAGCTGTGTGAATATCTAACgtcagcaaaagaaaatgtgaatacAACATGCAAATACAACTTCATCCATCCAAACACGTATAGGCCACGTCCGTTTAGGAGACAGAGAGCGTGGGCAGTTTCACACCTTTGGGGCAGCGTGTAATGCGCTCTGAAGTTTGGGAGAATCTTTGATAATacttaaataattttacttCCATAAGGTTTAAATGCAGGTATTCTACTTGTAGAGAAGTGTGTTCGCAGTGTGGTATGAATACTTGTACTTAACTAAAGgttctgagtacttcttcctgCACTAGCCTCCCCTGGGATTCTTTACAGCCCTAAAATAGAAGCTGGCAGTGGCAGCCTGTGAAAATGTTTATCCTCTCCTTTAAAGCCCAAAGAGAACAAATACACGAGGAGCAGAGTTGGCGGAGGGATAAGAAAGAAGAGGTTTTAATAAGAAACGGTttcattttgagaaaacatgAACCAATAGCAAACATGTGAGGAAGAGGCTGTTAATGATCTTGATCTCCACCACACAGAGGCCTCACcgctgtgttttgtgtctgcaggCCGACTGAGTAACTGCAGTCACCCTCTGGTGCCAGAACATGGCGGTTTCCGATGTGACCCGTCACCATGTCGAGGTTTCCCCCACAAGAGCGCCATCCACTTCTTCTGTGAGCCGGGATATCACCTCAGCAGCAAGCTCCGGGTCTCCCGGTGCCGCCAAGGGCGCTGGCAGCCTCCGATCCCCGCCTGCATCCCCATCAGAGGTAAGACCTCGGAAGACTGGATTCACTGGATTCTCAGTGCGAACCCTAGACTGTATAATAAGAATGGGCAGAGCATTTgggacgtcacccattggtttgtggagatctgatATGAGTCGTTGAGTTTGCTGTTATGTGACAGTttcagaggagagagggaggagagagggaggagagagggaggagagagggaggagagagggagNNNNNNNNNNNNNNNNNNNNNNNNNNNNNNNNNNNNNNNNNNNNNNNNNNNNNNNNNNNNNNNNNNNNNNNNNNNNNNNNNNNNNNNNNNNNNNNNNNNNNNNNNNNNNNNNNNNNNNNNNNNNNNNNNNNNNNNNNNNNNNNNNNNNNNNNNNNNNNNNNNNNNNNNGAGGGAGgcgagagggaggagagagggaggagagagggaggagagagggagtagCTGCTTACTCtatgttacgttacacacttttcACTGGCAACCACATCATAGCCACGtcctaaaacaccccctgctttatcgccgattttaaaatcgagaccatcatttaaaaaatgaacatcaatctgtgttgcagaagacttaaaactagcgattgagaccataaagtCATTATGAAAATATAATGAGTGCTTATATGGGGGCTTTCAGGGCTTCAGCTACATCTACTACTATTCTAGTCCTTAAATAGATAAAATAGAGTTTATGCGCTTTTGGGGGTCCTTGATTTATAATTACTATTCAAATGTAGC
This genomic window contains:
- the zgc:152863 gene encoding sushi domain-containing protein 6 isoform X1, giving the protein MSQGARAAEKVSLVAEQQRQELQLTEGRRETHRSIFATLPPACPQTPAGSSAGSTAASELTYPSAASSAALRKSGLMSASVLNASLCGRVSLVCGLLLLAFSPLLTAGRLSNCSHPLVPEHGGFRCDPSPCRGFPHKSAIHFFCEPGYHLSSKLRVSRCRQGRWQPPIPACIPIREGPNMNSDGRVNDSMPSMATTAVGVSIFLLTTTACLVVKSRLYPCRSHSSRRSSDQLDLMVDGLPVSLPSYEEAVYGSWGQRLPPCSAPGPTQLLLAQEAPGSHTASLNHQPDGSRRPLLSSPDNPPPPYEEVQSSHARDRTRDADKDT
- the zgc:152863 gene encoding sushi domain-containing protein 6 isoform X3, encoding MSQGARAAEKVSLVAEQQRQELQLTEGRRETHRSIFATLPPACPQTPAGSSAGSTAASELTYPSAASSAALRKSGLMSASVLNASLCGRVSLVCGLLLLAFSPLLTAGRLSNCSHPLVPEHGGFRCDPSPCRGFPHKSAIHFFCEPGYHLSSKLRVSRCRQGRWQPPIPACIPIRGPNMNSDGRVNDSMPSMATTAVGVSIFLLTTTACLVVKSRLYPCRSHSSRRSSDQLDLMVDGLPVSLPSYEEAVYGSWGQRLPPCSAPGPTQLLLAQEAPGSHTASLNHQPDGSRRPLLSSPDNPPPPYEEVQSSHARDRTRDADKDT
- the zgc:152863 gene encoding sushi domain-containing protein 6 isoform X2 produces the protein MSQGARAAEKVSLVAEQQRQELQLTEGRRETHRSIFATLPPACPQTPAGSSAGSTAASELTYPSAASSAALRKSGLMSASVLNASLCGRVSLVCGLLLLAFSPLLTAGRLSNCSHPLVPEHGGFRCDPSPCRGFPHKSAIHFFCEPGYHLSSKLRVSRCRQGRWQPPIPACIPIREGPNMNSDGRVNDSMPSMATTAVGVSIFLLTTTACLVVKSRLYPCRSHSRRSSDQLDLMVDGLPVSLPSYEEAVYGSWGQRLPPCSAPGPTQLLLAQEAPGSHTASLNHQPDGSRRPLLSSPDNPPPPYEEVQSSHARDRTRDADKDT
- the zgc:152863 gene encoding sushi domain-containing protein 6 isoform X4; the encoded protein is MSQGARAAEKVSLVAEQQRQELQLTEGRRETHRSIFATLPPACPQTPQALLRRLHGRFRADIPLRCLVRGAQSGLMSASVLNASLCGRVSLVCGLLLLAFSPLLTAGRLSNCSHPLVPEHGGFRCDPSPCRGFPHKSAIHFFCEPGYHLSSKLRVSRCRQGRWQPPIPACIPIREGPNMNSDGRVNDSMPSMATTAVGVSIFLLTTTACLVVKSRLYPCRSHSSRRSSDQLDLMVDGLPVSLPSYEEAVYGSWGQRLPPCSAPGPTQLLLAQEAPGSHTASLNHQPDGSRRPLLSSPDNPPPPYEEVQSSHARDRTRDADKDT